In Parachlamydiales bacterium, one DNA window encodes the following:
- a CDS encoding site-specific integrase produces the protein MNATDHRRKASVRPLLTEVEYLEATRAPSTRREYANDVRLFLEAGGTMPASVDQIIAYITEISSRLAVATIERRLVAIHVGHLEQGHPSPASDARVRQLMKGVRRSLGVAQRQVNAIEKDILLDLWSVAAKRKPVWAARTVALLAVGWAGAFRRSELVDLTWECVTWLDRGLEITLLSSKVDQMAAGFVKFIPMAHGDRCPVKALKHWQDVSGITTGPIFRSVGQNESIGSRSLSTHAVAKIIKQLIEATGRDPALFSGHSLRAGFVTTGVLAGVQSAVLTQVTGHRSEVTLQKYVRIGKRRQIPSLL, from the coding sequence ATGAACGCCACCGATCATCGGCGCAAGGCATCCGTGCGCCCATTACTTACTGAAGTCGAATACCTCGAAGCAACCAGAGCGCCATCGACCCGGCGCGAGTACGCGAACGATGTTCGTCTGTTTCTTGAGGCGGGCGGGACGATGCCGGCGTCAGTCGATCAGATCATCGCCTATATCACCGAGATCAGCAGCAGGCTTGCCGTGGCAACTATCGAACGCAGACTTGTCGCCATTCACGTAGGCCACCTTGAGCAAGGGCATCCGTCGCCGGCATCCGACGCTCGCGTTCGCCAGTTGATGAAAGGTGTCCGTCGCAGCCTTGGCGTTGCACAGAGACAAGTCAACGCCATCGAGAAAGACATCTTGCTCGATCTATGGTCGGTCGCAGCCAAACGTAAGCCAGTATGGGCGGCACGCACCGTTGCCTTGCTTGCAGTCGGCTGGGCGGGCGCGTTCCGCCGTAGTGAGTTGGTCGACCTGACGTGGGAGTGCGTGACGTGGCTGGATCGTGGGCTTGAAATCACGCTGTTGTCGTCTAAGGTCGATCAGATGGCGGCGGGCTTTGTGAAGTTCATTCCGATGGCACACGGCGACCGGTGCCCGGTCAAGGCACTGAAACATTGGCAGGACGTGTCAGGCATTACAACCGGTCCCATTTTTCGCTCGGTCGGTCAGAACGAAAGCATCGGCAGCCGGTCGCTCTCGACGCACGCCGTCGCCAAGATCATCAAGCAACTCATTGAGGCCACCGGGCGCGACCCAGCGCTTTTTTCAGGGCACAGCTTGCGGGCGGGGTTTGTCACGACGGGGGTTTTGGCGGGCGTCCAAAGTGCTGTCCTGACACAAGTGACGGGCCACAGGTCCGAAGTCACCCTCCAGAAATATGTGCGAATCGGCAAGCGGCGGCAGATTCCGTCGCTGCTGTAA
- a CDS encoding DUF4031 domain-containing protein, whose translation MTTYVDNMQIVWRGKRWCHLVADSLEELHDFALRLELKREWFQQNASYPHYDLTIELRELALVLGATKGNRSQIIGCAKILKEQLMQSRRELCRPNQMALFE comes from the coding sequence ATGACAACCTACGTCGACAATATGCAGATAGTATGGCGCGGAAAGCGCTGGTGCCACCTCGTCGCGGATTCGCTCGAAGAGTTGCATGATTTTGCTTTGCGCTTGGAATTGAAACGAGAATGGTTCCAGCAGAATGCCTCATATCCACATTACGACTTAACTATCGAGCTGCGCGAGTTGGCCTTAGTTCTGGGCGCAACGAAGGGAAATAGATCGCAAATCATCGGATGCGCCAAAATCTTGAAGGAACAACTGATGCAAAGCAGAAGAGAGTTGTGTCGGCCGAATCAAATGGCATTGTTTGAATAA
- a CDS encoding DUF1643 domain-containing protein has protein sequence MNALDAETKTHGGQSLLTDGFDPKPRQTIFSPCRTYRYALWREWIGGEGYAMFVGLNPSTADETQDDPTIRRCIAFAKAWGYAGLCMTNLFAFRATDPKDMKAAADPVGPDNNKHLGMLAHRAGVVVAAWGANGTHRGRDAEVRAMLDQALHCLALTKDGHPGHPLYLRKTLTPVPMGSNSYSCAETSGLLSIKRTRSKCL, from the coding sequence TTGAACGCGCTCGACGCAGAAACGAAGACTCATGGCGGCCAGTCCTTGCTGACCGACGGGTTCGACCCCAAGCCCCGGCAGACCATATTTTCGCCGTGCCGGACCTACCGCTACGCACTGTGGCGCGAGTGGATCGGAGGCGAAGGCTACGCGATGTTTGTGGGCCTGAACCCGAGCACGGCGGACGAGACGCAGGACGATCCGACGATACGGCGCTGCATTGCCTTTGCGAAGGCATGGGGCTACGCCGGCCTGTGCATGACAAACCTGTTTGCGTTCCGCGCCACCGACCCGAAGGACATGAAGGCCGCAGCCGATCCGGTAGGGCCGGACAACAACAAACACTTGGGGATGCTGGCCCATCGCGCCGGGGTAGTTGTGGCGGCGTGGGGCGCGAACGGAACGCATCGGGGGCGAGACGCCGAAGTGCGGGCGATGCTCGACCAGGCGCTGCACTGTCTGGCGCTGACGAAGGACGGCCACCCCGGCCACCCGCTGTATTTGCGGAAAACACTGACTCCGGTTCCGATGGGGTCGAACAGTTATTCATGCGCGGAAACGTCCGGGTTGCTGTCAATAAAACGGACACGGTCGAAATGCCTTTAA
- a CDS encoding integration host factor subunit beta has product MTKSELTGKLAARFPQLVAKDADFALKTILDAVVAALERGDRTEIRGFGSFDLNYRPPRIGRNPKSGEKVMVDAKHVPHFKAGKELRERVDQSN; this is encoded by the coding sequence ATGACCAAATCTGAACTGACCGGCAAGCTGGCGGCGCGCTTCCCGCAACTGGTGGCGAAGGATGCTGATTTCGCGTTGAAGACGATTCTTGATGCAGTGGTCGCCGCACTTGAACGGGGTGATCGCACCGAGATTCGCGGCTTCGGCAGCTTTGATCTGAACTACAGGCCGCCGCGTATCGGGCGCAATCCAAAATCCGGTGAAAAGGTGATGGTGGACGCCAAACATGTCCCACACTTTAAGGCTGGCAAGGAATTGCGCGAGCGTGTCGATCAGAGCAACTGA
- a CDS encoding ImmA/IrrE family metallo-endopeptidase translates to MLSTGQFSPDWICPPGDTIADLLGERKWSTSDFATRIGATSDYVANLLQGRSPVTEELAENLARTLGASPAFWLNREAQYRSDLTRSLESARHLEQEHWLKGLPVKDMVQFGWIKPFQSAGEGVAACLAFFGASNLSSWRERYADVFDGAAFRKSASFESHAGATAAWLRQGAIESASIDCQTWDAVRFRATLPKIRAVTRLKNLQDIVATLRKLCAECGVAIVFLRTPSGCRASGATFFVSPDKAVMLLSFRYLSDDHFWFSLFHEAGHLLLHDKKGLFVEGEGPCSDKEETEANEFSSTTLIPPEYQPRLLALRANVWDIVRFAKSIGISPGIVVGQLQHLKVLKRNHFNNLKSRYTWNAE, encoded by the coding sequence ATGCTTAGCACCGGCCAATTTAGCCCCGACTGGATATGCCCTCCCGGCGACACCATTGCTGATCTTCTTGGAGAACGGAAATGGTCTACGTCCGATTTCGCTACGCGCATAGGTGCAACCTCAGATTACGTAGCCAATTTGCTGCAAGGCCGGTCTCCCGTTACAGAAGAGCTTGCTGAAAATCTCGCAAGAACTCTAGGGGCATCGCCGGCTTTTTGGCTTAACCGCGAAGCACAGTATAGGAGCGATTTGACGCGCAGCTTGGAGAGTGCAAGGCACCTAGAGCAGGAGCATTGGCTTAAGGGTCTGCCAGTAAAAGATATGGTCCAGTTTGGCTGGATCAAGCCATTTCAGAGCGCTGGCGAAGGCGTTGCGGCTTGCCTCGCATTTTTTGGTGCATCAAATTTGTCGTCGTGGCGAGAAAGGTATGCCGACGTATTTGACGGCGCGGCATTCAGAAAATCGGCCTCGTTTGAATCACATGCGGGAGCAACCGCAGCTTGGCTTCGGCAAGGGGCTATTGAAAGTGCGTCAATAGATTGCCAAACGTGGGACGCTGTACGTTTTAGAGCCACATTGCCGAAAATTCGCGCCGTTACTCGCCTAAAAAATCTTCAAGATATTGTCGCGACGCTAAGAAAGTTGTGCGCCGAGTGCGGTGTAGCAATAGTTTTCCTTCGCACACCATCCGGGTGTCGAGCTAGCGGAGCGACCTTCTTTGTTTCACCGGACAAGGCGGTTATGTTACTTAGTTTCCGCTACCTGTCAGACGATCACTTTTGGTTCTCACTATTTCACGAAGCAGGCCACCTGCTACTTCACGACAAGAAAGGTCTTTTCGTAGAAGGTGAGGGCCCCTGTTCAGACAAAGAGGAGACCGAGGCCAATGAATTCTCTTCTACCACCTTAATTCCACCGGAGTATCAGCCGCGCCTCTTAGCACTCCGCGCAAATGTTTGGGACATAGTGAGATTTGCAAAGAGCATAGGTATCTCGCCCGGCATCGTAGTTGGTCAATTGCAGCACCTAAAAGTGCTCAAGCGAAACCATTTCAACAACCTAAAATCACGCTATACATGGAACGCCGAGTAG